One region of Thalassophryne amazonica chromosome 16, fThaAma1.1, whole genome shotgun sequence genomic DNA includes:
- the nupr1b gene encoding nuclear protein 1b, whose amino-acid sequence MSHVDVKNIKPTTFEEEYYDEYEFYNLSDKYAEGSSRKGRTKKEASANTNRNPGGHERKIAENLQNSVKNAKE is encoded by the exons ATGAGCCACGTCGACGTGAAAAACATCAAGCCCACCACCTTTGAAGAGGAATACTACGACGAATACGAGTTTTATAACTTGTCAGATAAATATGCAG AGGGATCATCCCGTAAAGGGAGGACAAAGAAGGAGGCCAGCGCAAACACCAACAGAAATCCTGGAGGACACGAACGCAAGATTGCAGAAAACCTCCAAAACAGTGTAAAGAACGCCAAGGAGTGA